The sequence below is a genomic window from Dioscorea cayenensis subsp. rotundata cultivar TDr96_F1 chromosome 6, TDr96_F1_v2_PseudoChromosome.rev07_lg8_w22 25.fasta, whole genome shotgun sequence.
TGAACATTGTTATGTTTGTCAGTTCATTATGGTTAATCGtattttgtctcactagttgcagtttgtaatattttctcaagtattttgtaagcaactagatgatatctTGTGTCGACCCCTAGTTTCGCTCTCCGCTTGATGTTGTTCCCCGGAAGTTGTAACAACGCCGCTTAGTCTCGTGTCCGTGTCGTGTTGTAAACTGTAATGTTGTAACAGAGTCGGGCCTCGGGTGCAGCAGGgcttgtgtcaaattatgccaaaggggagattgttagtgcaaccgcactatttattggcatgatttgacaccctagaccaagtgacatggcaaccaaggtgacaaagcataattgatgatgtggcaagcatggtgacatggcaaggagacttggagtgcaaggcaaacatcttgaagatcttgatggagctatttttttagtaagtctctaacatggagccaaaatATCTtcaagatcatggtgaagctcatcttaaagatcttggtggagttatttttttggcaatgcattacatttgaagacaagatcatatcaagaccatatttaggtgatttgattgaagactaaatatggtggagcttaattaaagaaagatctattcatggtgtgaatgaagatatgatttgaagaatccttgatgagaatcatcaAGTCTATTAACAgtaagatttgaggaccaaacttgggtgaattgaagatcaagtttgagaaTCTTtcgaagaccaaatttaggagaatttggcaagtttcatggaagacgcacaaggacgcgGCGCCTTTGCGAGGGGACCGCGTGATGAGGagccgaggaggtaggctagttgccggcaatggatcgggagatttggtcgcatcgactcggactaagcatgaccgggaggtagatgggtcttgaggtcgtccgcaacgtaaccgtaACTCACCAAGTCGCTAGCAGTAATCATGTTAGtaaacttatgttacaacatgaGTTGCAACAGACTAATTTCGcagtgtttttaaattagtagtcatggagattctaaaagaggtatgtgctatatttgggacgctgAGGCGCctatataagttaccttgctcgagattgtaaggtgtgactcttgagtgactctttcgAGGAGAGTGtggagcaccaaacaatctagagagggtagtgatcttcattgttgagagtgtgagtgacaagtgtttgtactcatctatttttttacctcttttagtggattgtttatctccgggcttggccccccagacgtaggcgagtggacgccgaactgggttaccaacgttgtgtgtctccttgtgtttgtttgtgtgttttttctttattggtttgtgtgagacttctatgagtgattaagtgttacttaatacccacaaaccacaccggaggaactaacaataatatttattcttgatttttttttccttatgattgTTTTTGGTACATACTGTTTGGACTTGTTGGACAAACATCAGAtgtgaaattattttgtttttagttttatttcttattcttttttatgttgTTCTGTTTGTTGATGCAGTTTGTATCTGCTTGTGTTTTCAGATACTTAACATGGAGAAGCTTGCATGGGTAGTTGCATCACCGAAAGCTTATTTATCACTAAATGGGGTGCATTCAAAGTTCCCTGCTTGTATATAGTACTTTGTCCTATGTGGTAATGGAGGCATCTCATTATTACTTAAAGGAAGAAAATTCTGTGACAAATTGAACAAAGCAGACAGGTATTTGGctgtcctttttgtttttggtgaaaTTTTCTAATAGATTAGAAACCAACATAAAGGACTAGGAAAGAAATAGAGTGGtatgttatttatgaaaataatatgaGTCAATTTCTGGGCCACCTGCCTGTTTCCTCTTGGCTGAAGGGCAGGCTACCTGAAGTTTATGAAAGCACTCTTCATGCCATTGATTAAAGCTGTTAATTATGATGTGCTTGTACAATGTTATTGTGCTGAATCTCATCAGTCCTTGTGTCACTGAAATCCATTCTGAATTGTGACCTCATTTTACAATGCCCAAAGGTTGTCAAgtgtatgaatatatatattgtgatgcAGGTCTCTTGGGAAGGCTACATAATCTAATTGGTAATtgtgagtttttattttcaaattcaagtCTTTGTTAACATTTTATGACTTGTTATTCTTCTGTAGTTTGGTCCTTTGATGTTGAATCTGAGTGCTGGCTTGTGCATTGAAGCAAAGGGAGACATTCCGGTACTGCCCTTAACATGCAAATATATACCATATTACTAGATTAACACCAAATTTCGTTATGATAGTCTTTGTTATTAAATTTAGCATGCATCCTATTACTTGATCGGTAATATTTCTGTGAAAGTCTAATTCTTTTTGGTGGAGAAGATGCGAAGGGAAGAAAATTTCTTGGTGTGAAGATATCTGAGATGATCATTCTTCTTTTAAGATGGATGGCCGCCCCGTCCGTACTGGCATGTGTCGTCTCCTGATAGgttgatttaaaataaagttGGCGCCCAAAATCTCTaccaaatataaaatagtaaTGGGTATCACAAACAACCGACTTTGTGGGTTTCTAATAATAATgagattataaaaattatattttcgtcCGAAGCTAGCAATTCAGATTATAGGCTTCTAGCTAAGGTAAGGGAATCTTGTAGTTGTAATACACACCACCAAATAGTAATAACCCATGGTTATATATGTCACCGAATCTGATTGTCCTGAATATTAAGAATGACATACCTTTATATGAACATGTTTTACAGGAATAGGTATCCCAATATCAGTGTTATACAAGCCATCGGTGAAGTATGGCTGTCCAGATCAACGGGTTAGTTATACTTTCACCAATGGTAACACGCAATGACCGCGTAGAAAGACAAAGTATGTGATAGAAGAAATCAAATTCGGATGAAAAGAGAGTGGAACAAGTGTACATTCCTTGAACATCTCacatgagtgaccctttgggtctacatatagaacatgataagtatacatatatgtctatacatacatatacatgcatacatacatatataatacaataatacatctaacaccccccctcaaactcaaggtggatcgtacgtcttgagtttggataacatgaatagatgGTGATCACGTGTCTGCGCCTTGGTAAAGAAATCGACCCACCGGACCTCTCGaggaagatagtgaagtgacaCGCCCTGGGCACGCATCATGGCATCGTGTGAAGTgggcatccacaccaatgtgtttggtcaccATGCTCGACCGGATCGCGACAGCAATCAAGGGGCTCCAAAGACTATCACAGGTGAATAGGAATGGGAGAGGTGATCGGTACACCAAAGTCCTCGTGAGAATCGAACGCAACCAAAGCACTTCCTCGGACGGTGAGAAGCCGCAAGACGAACCTCACCTCAAAGACTAGACTTGGCAACAAGAGGGTCGctttcttggtcttccaaacaacaagagaagatccaagaaagatacaagaACTCAATGACGTAGACCCGATCATCGTGACAATCGCCCGGGTAGCATCCGAATAGGCTCGCGAATCAAGAGTGGACCGACGTGAGTAGAATGGACCACGAGATACAAGTCACACGAAGATATCGCAGTACCCGAAtaagatgagcataatgaacAGAAGTGGGTGCCGCAACGAACTGACTAAGGATGTGAACTGCATGGGAAATGTCTGGACGGGTGACAGCTAAGTAGACCAAACTGCCAACCAGATGTCGATAACGGGAAGGATCAgataagggaatcccatcaGAGGCTCGAAGTTGTAAATGTAACTTCATCGGTGTAGCAGCAATACGGGTATCAGTCAAACCAGAGTGAGCAAGTAGGTCACGAGTGTAACGCTGCTGAGAAAGACGGTAACCATCAGGATGAGAAGTAATCTCGATACCCAAGAAGTAACGAAGCTGACCTAAATCAGtcatcaagaaagtctcacaTAACTTCTGCTTCACAAAGGTAATGTGAGCAGAGTCATCACCAGTAAGGATCATATCATcgacatatagaagaagaatggtctGCCCACGAGAGGAAGAGTGAATTAAGACTGCCGGGTCATGTATGCTCGGAGTGAAACCAGCAGCCTCAACCACTGTACTGAATCGCTCAAACCAAGCCcgtggagcctgtttgagaccataaagAGCGCGACGAAGACGACAAACAGACCCCAGAGGCACCCGAAGGCCGGggggaggagtcatgtaaacctcctccttcaagtccccatgaagaaacgcgttcttcacatcaagctgatgaagaacctAACCACgaacagcagcaacaacaaccaaAGTGCGCACAGTGTGCATATGGGCTACtggggcaaaagtctcctcatagtcgcGGCCATACTCTTGCTGAAAGCCACGAGCAACCAAACGCActttatagcgctcgagagacTCATCAGAACGAGTCTTCACACGGTAGATCCAACGACAGGTGATGGGAATGGCATGAGGAGGAAGgggaacaagatcccatgtatgAGTCCTAGtcaaagcatcaagctcctctgCCATGGCAATCCTCCACTCAGGTAATCGGACTGTTTCCCGGTAAGTACCTGGCTCAAAGACATCTTAAACACTGGTGCTAGCAGAAGCATAACGAATAGGGGGATGTAAAGTAGAGCGATCGCGTAAAGAATAAGTGTGAGAATGTACCTCAGGAGCTGGATCGATAGTAGGAGAGGTGTCAGAAATGACCGACTGAGATGGAGGCTCTGCAGGATCCCGACGGTGGTATGTGAAACGAACAGGTGGGTGAGCAAGAGGAAGCGAGGGAGATGGGGAAGACACTGtaggagactcaacagataaagGAGGGGAAGACACTTCAGGAGAGTCAACAAATAAAGGAGGAGAAGACTCTACAGGAGAGGGGTCAAGAGAGGAATGAGAGAGAAACTCGGCAGGAGGGTTGAATGACGGAAGAGAGGAAGACACGGGAGTATGCTCAGTCGAAGGGGTAGGAAAAAGAAAGGACAGAGGGACAGAGGGAGATGGGGAGGcagtggaagaaggagaagcatagAAAGGTGTGGACTCATCAAAGGTGACATCACGGGAGATGCGAATACGACGAGTGACAggatcataacaacgataacctttatgctcaaggctatatcctagaaaaacacatgaaacagACTGAGATGTTAGCTTTGTTCTCTCCTGAGGTGAGAGCAAAAAAAAACagcgacaaccaaaaacacgaagatgatcatagcggGGAGGTGTCCCATGAAGACACTCACCAGGACTACGACCATTAAGGTGAGGGGAGGTTTGTAGGTTAATGAGATAAACAGCAGTGCTGACAGCTTCAGCCCAAAAATGAGGGGGAagaaaagcaccaagaagaagagcacgtgtcgtctctaagatgtgacgatgcttacGTTCAGCGACCCCgttctgaggatgagccccaggacAAGATAACTGAGGCAAGGTGCCTTCAGAAGACAAAAAGGCACGAAAGGCATGAGAGGTGTACTCACCGCCAGAGTCAGACCGAAAGGTCTTAATAGAAGCAGAGAACTGGGTGTGGATCATAGCAGAAAAAGAGCGATAGATAGACAGTAACTAACTACGATGAGACATAAGATAAAGCCAGGTGAATcgagtgtagtcatcaataaaaagaacataatagcGATGACCACCTTTAGAGACAAAGGGagcgggaccccaaacatcagaatgaatgaGTTCAAAAGGAGTAGTAGTCTGAGACACACTCAAAGGATAAGGACGTTGAAGTTGCTTACCAAGTTTACAGCCAAGACAGACGACATCAGAAGGAGGAGAGACATCCCCTAAAACGCCATGACGAACAAGCGATGACAGACGAGACGGACATAAAtggccaagacgatgatgccacttaTGATGAGACTGAATGGCAGTATAACAGTGATGAATAGGTTCAGGTGACGACGGCCAGTTCCAATCACTTTCCCACTgcgatcctgcacacgacacGAGGTACGATCAAAGATAACATGACAATCATGATCAGTAAGCTGGCTAACAGATAGAAGattcatggataaacgaggaacatgagaGACTTTAGGAATTGAAAAGGCACTAGAAGAGAAATGACCAGTAGAGGAAACAGGAAGAAGTGTGCCATCAGCAGTGCGAACACGGGTGACGTGAGACGGTGAATGAGAATGGTGAAGATGGGTGGCATTAGGGGTCATGTGGATAGAAGCACCAGAGTCAAGAAGCCAGAGAGGACAGAAACTACCTGAAGCAGATGGAGCAACCTGAGTGGAACTCGCATATCTAGTGGAGTCCGCATGATTGGACTGTAGAAACTGTCGGAACATGTCTAAAAATTGCTGATCTGCAGGAGACATCGGAGTAGGAGAAGCCTGTACAGAGCTCACATATCCAGTGGAGTCCACCAGATTGGACTGTAGAAATTGTCGGACATGTCTAAAAATTGCTGATCTGCAGGAGACATCGTAGTAGAAGCCTCCCCTGTGGAGGAAGTCCGGAGATGGGTTCGTTCAGCACGAACAACAGCAGATCCATAAAcattcatcttcttttcttttgatatattatatatatatatatatatataatagaaaggGGGTACAGAATAGGGAAGGTGGTCACGATTATTTTAACTTCTGACAAGTGACCACCATCACTTTTGAAAATTGATCACTGTGGAGAAGTTATGTCTACCATTGTCTGCCACTTGTtggtaaaataatatatatatataaagtgtaaatatatatttatatagtagTGGGTCCCAGCATATTTGGAAGTGGGTGTGTGGAGAAATGCTTCCAATTTTGTTTGGAACGAaatgttttgtttgaaattgaAAGAGGGGAGTCTTGAACGGACGAGCAGGTGATGTTCGGGCGGCCGACGTCGGCTggcaggtttttttttttaatctgagAACACTAATAAATCAAGAACTGCAGCATGTGTACGGCGCACGTGTAAGTAGCGTTGGAGATCGACAGCCTCGATGATGGTGAGGGTGGTGATGGTGGCCGGcgatggtgatgatggtggccGGTGATGGTGGCACGACTGGTCAGTCGCGGGTGGGACAGTCAAGCTGAGATAATGGCGCAATGATGGCCGGTAATGATGCATGTGATGAGGGAGGAGAAGATATGTGATATAGAGATGCCTTGTGAGTGAGATGGTGATGTTCAgatttttgaatgaatgaaagaaaGTTGGTGATGTAACAAAAAATTGCTGATGAGAAACAGAGAGATAGAGGGTCGGAGAGGAAAGGAGGTGGTCTGCAAGAGTAGGAAAGAGAGAGGACTGGCTCTGCAAGAGAAAGAGGGCCGATCGGTGTAGCAAGAGAGAGGAGTCAAGGAGGACGACGGCAGTGCCGGTGGCCGGAAAAACCTAggcgtctgataccatgttagaagaaggaaaaaagagtGGAACAAGTGTACATTCCTTGAACATCTCacatgagtgaccctttgggtctacatatagaacatgataagtatacatatatgtctatacatacatatacatgcatacatacatatacaatacAATAATACATCTAACACAAATATCATTCAATCATGTGAATTTCCTGTAACTTAAGTTAGTCAACCGACAGGCGGAACAGGTGTAGACCAGAGGGATAAATGCTTGATAATTCTTAAGTCATTATACATATCAGGAAGTGTGAAAGTCATGCAATTGCTAGAACAGGATATGATTCAGGCTTGGCTTCAATGTAACTTTCAAATGACTAGCGCTGCGTGGCAGGATACATAAAACATGGTCTTTTTATTCTAAGAACTCTAAGCTTctgattcttttaattttaagagAAGGCATATATAAAAAGTTAGATCATCTATACtttaaggaaaacataacaAATTACATCATAACTAAGTGATCATGCTATTAGTTTTTGTCCTTTCAGCTGATGTGCATACACAAAACAGAATCTCAACGAATGTACAAGAAACATGCATGGGTTTACCTGAAGATCATAATTaatgtgaaaaacaaaatagtttaaCGCAGCTGTTAAAGTGTTCATGGGAGAAATTATTTGATGAGCTCTTTTAGAATCTGTTTTGCTTTGGATGCTTGTTTGTACAAAAAcacatttgaaatatatatattcccatTTTGGATTTGTGATGAAGATTGATTTCAGTTTTTTATTAGCATTTAAAATTTGGAAGGAATACAGAGAACAACATGCATATATACGGTATTCTTCCCtgtttccctcctttttttttttcccctcttcctCTCATTTCACACTACtaaataaatatctcaaccctTTACGTCTGCATCTCATACATATATAAAGCAGAACGGCATTTCTTTTGATCTCGAACCCATTGAGCACTGGCGTTTATTACCATTGGCTCTAATATACCTTGAGCACTAAGTGTCATGACTTGATTAGCACTGAAGGGATTTATTTTTCCGGTGAGGAAGATGGTGGGAATCTCGTTGCCGAAATTAGCTAGAACATTTTCCATCTCTCGCCCTTCCTCAAATTCGTCGAGCTCATAGACGATTAAATTTACACGGACGTCAAAGAAGGGTTTATTAGCACCGATCTCAGAGAAGAGTTTCTTAACAGCGGCACACATGCAACATGAACTCTTGCTGAATATAACTACTGGTCTTACATATGCTAACTTTTTCACTATTTCCATTTTTCAAATGTGAGAGGTATGAAAACAAACACAAGAAGAGTTGTTAGTTTGGTGAACTAAAGAAGCTCAAGCATCACTTATTTATACATGCAAATTAAagcaaaagcactttttttttttttaatattaattggaTTGATTCCAAAATAGCCCCATCATTGTGTTGATGGTGATTGCCTATGACTTGAGGGACTTTTTGGTCCAAATGTGCCCCTGGAATATCTcgtttatttacttatatacccCTGCAAGATTGATATGCATGTATGGAAGAATTTGGGCTTTGGAGGGGTATGCATGTAATTATGAAATTTACAAGGGTATATCTGAAAGGAAAGCATGAAAAGAATTTTATTGGGTTTAGAGGAGAGTGCATGTGATTCTAAAATTTACAATGGTTTATCTGAAAGAAAAAGTATAAATTTTATGTATCATAGGAAAAATGcatattttcaaattgtttttattatgttttttttatttttgtttaaagggAAAAAATAGTATTGaagtaacaatttttttttttatatataaaaaaaatctccatcCAATCTTGGTGTGTTTGGATAAGATATGAATCCCCCTTTACTTCacatttacataaataaataaatagagatataattttttttttttatgtgcttCACTTGCAGGAAAAAGTTGCAAGTGGGGGCGAAAGCATTTGGAGAGGTCTAGAGCTGGATAATATGCTGTGCAAAATGGTTGGTGAGAGTATAAAGTGGTATTTTTATATaaggaattaaattttttaaaaatgaatatgtatagataataatagatatgttagattttatattttggtactaatGGGCCCTATATGGATTCTATATGggtttaggggtcttacaccaaaaaatctcaagacttagtggctcaacctctataccaatatataaacccattacacttctatcacataaccgatgtggtactatatttccaacaccctcctTCAAGTTCAACTAGGTCGAACTTGCTCAGACTTGTACACCAAAGATCTGTTTAccaggacttgtacactactttgtgtctcagaggtcctacacacacATGGatttgtacactacttgtgtctcagaggtcctactcACATGGACTTATACACCACTTGTCTGAGaggtcttttttttattattatttttaatatatattaggCTCCACTATATTACTCTGATatcatgttagattttatattttggtactagtgggccctatatgggctctatatgggcttagggatcttacaccaaaaaatctcaagacttagtggctcaacctctatacctatatataaactcattacacttctatcacacaaccgatgtggtattatatttccaacaatatatatatagaatgggAAACAGAtcattattcttttgtttttaaaaaaaatccataaaaaagatCATTATTCTTGTGGAGAGGGATATCATAAGAGAAAAGAGGAAAGGAAGAGGACATGGTACGGAGTGATTGTATCCATTGAGTGAGAGAATCAATATCTTTTTGCACCTTATCTTGGGttcttgttttcattattgGGTGCAAACTACATACTTTCCCATCTCTCAGTATCAACTCATAGATACTCTTATTTCAATatacaataaattattattatttattaaaaagagtatgatttttttttaattattttttacttgtgaTGTTTGTTTTAGTTGTCCGGCCAATCAGTTTTCTAAGAGTCGCATGGTTTAACCTAGTTAAAAATAAGGTACTCTATAGTATGGTACAGTACAAATAGTTATGTTATACCACAAGTACTTGCTCTGTTCCTGTATTGTTTGTATTGTACTTACTTGTGTATCAAACACACCCATAAGAGTTTATTTGTAAAACAAACTTATTACCTAAAGTTTTCTTTATAATTCGCCACTAGTTTCTTCATACTTATCCCTAGcataacttatttaatgaagacAATATgggtattataaaaaaatgttatattttaatatttttttggcatAGATGTTACAAGTTTATCGGGAACTACATTGTTAGAACCACATCTAAATTGTCCCATTCTTTTTTACTtatagataaatttaaatttaaaatcactTATTTGTATAATCTAAAGCTCTAACTTGCATTGATCTTTGGTGGTTTATTTGTGTTATTATGTTGATATTATAtagaataagttttttttaataatagacgacaagttTTCCATTTAAGGGTTTGCCAAAGGATAAGCACAGCTTATAGACTCCTTAAGGACTTATTAGATAGGTTAGGAGGCATTTGAGGCAATAAAAGTCTGCTATGTGTACATCcaaaatatttgcaaaaattatacCTACCTAATAAATCTCCTTTTATCAAGCAATTTTAGAAATCAATGAATGACTTCTCCCACAAAAGACTCATCCAATACCCATTTAAACAATACTATAAATAGTTGTCGGGCTAGATAATAATGAGTGAACAAGATTGTTGAAATACATGGGTGTAAGATTTTTTTACTCTACATTTGCCCACCCACTGTCATATGACAATTCACTAGGCTATGAAGTGGTTGTCTAAGTTAAAATTATCAAtgataatgttttataattaaacGTAACATATAAGATATTATCACTTATATGATAACTTAAATATACTATTTCAGATTGGAACAACACCAATTTGTGAAATTGTatcctttttatatatttgtttgtttatttatttattatttgtggttttgattcatCAACATTAATTCTCATCATGTGTGATGCGGGTAGACGACTTTGCATCTCTccatttttaatcaattaattaattgaaaagttgGCATCCCCTTTCCACTCATTTTTATAGGGCATGAATTTGTGGTTCTCTATTTTTCCGGGTAATAATCTTGCTTGGGTACTAAACTATACTTATATTTCAAAATGGACAccatattttaatttgtttcttttcgaaTACTGCACTATGGTTTTTGTTCAATGGGAGGGTATTGCTCGTTTCCGATGGGAATAAGTTGACGTGAATGATGCAGTAACAAAGTGGTGAAGGTTTTGACAAGTCATTTGCTGATGTCAACCTcaagttgttattttttaatacatgtcGCTAGAGAAAATCCATGTTATATAAAATTGGGGCCACGTCATCGCCATCTTCTTCATCCCTCCTCTCCTGAGAACtcattcctcttcttcttcttcttcttcttcttcttcttctgtgcttcttcatcttttccctcGAACCAGGTGTTTGCCATTAAATTAGAAATACATTAATAAAGTAGGTTACATTAATAAACCTCTCCATTTATCTTTCTCTTGATCTCTCTAGATCAGAAATTAAGTTCttctcaatttaattaatttcttaaatcGCCAAATCATTTGTGAAGCCTGTGCAATTTGGGGAAATAACATTAAAACCTAGTAAATGCTTGCCTCCTGTGAATGTGCAGCACCTCTCACTTAGTGTCCTCTTTGActagagaaggagaagaagaagacgaagaagacaaagaagtaCTTAGGAGAAGAGGGACTGGGAGAAAAGGAGGAGGGGTTATGCTGACATGGCCCTAATTTTAAATGACATGGGTTTTCTCTAGTgacatgtattaaaaaataacaactgGAGGTCCACGTCAGCAGATCACTTGTCAAAACTCTTGCCACGTCGTTACTCCAGCATCCACATCAACTTATTCCCATCGGAACGCGCGGGTATCCTCCCGCTAAACAGAAATCATAGTGCAGTatccgaaaagaaacaaattaaaatgcaatGTCTATTTTGCAATATGGGTATAGTTTAGTACCCAAACAagattattatttctatttttccttttgtttttcacATTAACAAAATGAATCGTGTTATGTTCATTATAAagcctaataaaaaaatacattttatgattaaatattcagctaaaaaaatattatttattttatattatttttttccaattatttattactattattatgcAAAAATTAGTCTATGTATGTACGTTTGGGGGACATGCTTGTGAAGGCTATATTTTAGAATACTCAGTTTAAAAGAAGAGTTAAGCTATTCATCCCGACCAACTTGCCCGAATTCAACTCCCGAACGATGTGGCCATCCACATgatttacttttctctctcatAATCAGTTTATTTCTCTCTCActttaatctaaaaaaaatagaaaaagaaaaagagttacTTGGTCAAAGccctcctcttcatcttcatctccttGCACCCATCTTTCCCTCCTCTTCAACAGACGATTCTCGGTGCCCTATTTTCATCTTTCTTGTGCCATCCTCCTCTCCAGGAAGACGATGACTCCTACGACAGTACAAATCCATCCTCTGCAGCCCGCCGTCTACTTTCGGTCTTTCTCTATATAagccctctttctctctctacaATCTCAAGACGACGACATCATCTAGAGCCACCAATCCAACTAACCATTGCAGTTTGGCGCCATCTATTATTACACACCACCCCTACCACCATACCACCATGAACCAATTCTCAAGGTTGTAGGAAGAGTCTACTGTTACAAGTGCTACAATTGGGAGAACCCAAAGAAGTCTTACAAGAAGAA
It includes:
- the LOC120263935 gene encoding monothiol glutaredoxin-S2-like, whose product is MEIVKKLAYVRPVVIFSKSSCCMCAAVKKLFSEIGANKPFFDVRVNLIVYELDEFEEGREMENVLANFGNEIPTIFLTGKINPFSANQVMTLSAQGILEPMVINASAQWVRDQKKCRSALYMYEMQT